In Treponema primitia ZAS-2, a genomic segment contains:
- a CDS encoding MATE family efflux transporter — protein sequence MSDLANDNVPGNPSIQADAAERLGTDGVGKLLLRFSIPAITGMIVNALYNVVDRIFVGRWVNEMALGGLSLVMPLMTVSMAFAMLFGVGAANMISMRLGQGRKSEAENALNHCFWLLLISGIILMALQLIFLDPLLSILGAQQGSASLPYARSYYLIILYGQVFLSVGFGFSHCTRAQGFPAISMISMFIGAGINFILDPLLIFVFRWGVDGAAWATIIAQLAQAIWILAFSFSKKAVIRLRLRLLQRSSPRSFKPSPGIVTQIMAFGSAQFFLQFVMSAVQLIYNTSVGRYGVASLGVSNGGDIALSGMNINGSMAMLILMPVFGISQGAQPILGFNYGAKKFDRVFKAYRAAVVVATVICVLGFAMTELFPLQLVKLFAPIGSPALLRFTPWAMRVMMLLLPLNGFQIISANFFVVTGRPRTSIILSMLRQCLALIPCIFIFGRIWGLWGIVAAAPVADGVSFVATSIMILFEMKKLRAQMATS from the coding sequence ATGTCTGATCTTGCAAATGATAATGTCCCCGGAAATCCCAGTATCCAGGCCGATGCTGCGGAACGGCTGGGAACTGATGGGGTAGGCAAGCTGCTGCTCCGGTTTTCCATTCCGGCGATTACCGGGATGATCGTTAACGCCCTGTATAATGTGGTGGACCGGATCTTTGTCGGACGGTGGGTAAATGAAATGGCCCTGGGAGGCCTTTCCCTGGTTATGCCCCTGATGACCGTCAGTATGGCTTTTGCTATGCTTTTTGGGGTCGGCGCCGCAAATATGATCTCCATGCGCCTGGGCCAGGGCCGGAAGTCGGAAGCTGAAAACGCCCTGAACCACTGTTTCTGGCTCCTCCTGATTTCGGGGATAATTCTTATGGCCCTGCAGCTGATCTTCCTGGATCCGCTTCTTTCGATTTTAGGAGCCCAGCAGGGAAGCGCCTCCCTGCCCTATGCCCGCTCTTATTACCTGATAATCCTCTATGGACAGGTGTTCCTCTCTGTAGGTTTTGGCTTCTCCCACTGTACCCGGGCCCAGGGTTTCCCCGCCATCTCCATGATAAGTATGTTTATCGGAGCGGGGATTAACTTCATCCTGGACCCACTCTTAATCTTTGTCTTTCGCTGGGGAGTGGATGGCGCCGCTTGGGCGACAATCATCGCCCAGCTTGCACAGGCTATCTGGATACTCGCCTTCAGCTTCAGCAAAAAGGCGGTTATCCGGCTCAGGCTTCGCCTCTTGCAACGCAGTTCCCCGCGCAGCTTTAAGCCATCTCCCGGGATAGTGACCCAGATTATGGCTTTCGGGTCCGCCCAGTTTTTCCTCCAGTTTGTCATGTCCGCCGTCCAACTGATCTACAATACCAGCGTGGGCAGGTATGGGGTTGCATCCCTGGGGGTGTCCAACGGCGGGGATATTGCCCTGTCGGGGATGAACATCAACGGCTCCATGGCCATGCTGATCCTCATGCCTGTCTTCGGCATCAGCCAGGGCGCCCAGCCCATTCTGGGATTCAACTACGGAGCAAAAAAGTTTGACCGGGTTTTCAAGGCCTATCGCGCGGCGGTGGTGGTAGCCACCGTCATCTGCGTCCTGGGCTTTGCCATGACGGAACTGTTCCCCCTACAACTGGTAAAACTCTTCGCCCCAATCGGCAGCCCCGCGCTTCTGCGTTTTACCCCCTGGGCCATGCGGGTAATGATGCTCCTCTTGCCCCTGAACGGCTTTCAGATAATATCTGCCAATTTCTTTGTGGTAACCGGCAGGCCGAGAACATCAATCATTCTATCCATGCTCAGGCAATGTCTCGCCCTTATCCCCTGCATTTTCATCTTTGGGAGAATCTGGGGTCTCTGGGGGATCGTAGCGGCAGCGCCGGTAGCGGACGGGGTTTCATTCGTGGCTACCAGCATTATGATCCTTTTTGAGATGAAAAAACTGCGGGCCCAAATGGCTACGTCTTAG
- a CDS encoding putative ABC transporter permease → MDSILSLDPKSLVFAFFFFSFSGWVGETIMESLVRKRFVSKGFFKGPWVPVHGVGGFAVYAAGFPLKARPILLFITSTLLCTAVEYLAALLLEKVFNKKCWDYDTYPFTWWCHYKKRIALTTSLFFGLVALVLVYFYWDLAMDIARFIGPQALFIIDLVLVTVFLVDAFFTIRKYIKNKIAGIENPIDGLL, encoded by the coding sequence ATGGATAGTATCCTTAGCCTGGACCCAAAATCCCTGGTATTTGCCTTTTTTTTCTTTTCCTTCAGCGGCTGGGTAGGGGAAACCATCATGGAATCCCTGGTCCGCAAGCGGTTTGTTAGTAAAGGTTTTTTTAAGGGGCCCTGGGTCCCGGTACACGGTGTCGGTGGCTTTGCGGTGTATGCCGCAGGTTTTCCCCTTAAGGCCCGCCCTATTCTGTTGTTTATCACCAGTACCCTCCTGTGTACCGCCGTAGAGTACTTGGCGGCCCTGCTTCTGGAAAAGGTCTTTAATAAAAAATGCTGGGATTATGATACCTATCCTTTTACCTGGTGGTGTCATTATAAAAAGCGCATAGCCCTGACTACATCCCTGTTCTTCGGCCTGGTAGCTTTAGTCCTGGTATACTTTTATTGGGACCTGGCTATGGATATTGCCCGGTTCATCGGCCCCCAAGCGCTTTTCATCATCGATCTGGTTCTTGTGACAGTATTTCTTGTGGATGCGTTTTTTACTATTAGAAAATATATTAAAAATAAAATTGCGGGGATAGAGAATCCTATAGATGGGCTGCTGTGA
- a CDS encoding HD domain-containing protein, whose translation MKDIVLFGSIAKEILEHPVFSESKGFIQHGRISVYEHSLDVAKLSFSMGEFFKIADKESLVRGALLHDFFLYDWHKPEKMWSPHGWTHPVVAAENGRKYFNISDKEASIIRTHMWPYTLLHPPQYREGWIVCIADKICSALETLCRWRRSAV comes from the coding sequence GTGAAAGATATTGTACTCTTTGGAAGTATTGCAAAAGAAATTCTCGAACATCCGGTATTTTCGGAATCCAAGGGATTTATCCAGCACGGCAGGATCTCGGTCTACGAGCACAGTCTTGATGTGGCGAAACTGAGTTTCAGCATGGGCGAGTTTTTTAAGATAGCCGACAAGGAGAGTCTGGTCAGGGGCGCCCTGCTCCACGATTTTTTTTTATACGACTGGCACAAGCCTGAAAAGATGTGGTCCCCACACGGCTGGACCCACCCGGTGGTTGCCGCAGAAAACGGCAGAAAATATTTTAACATATCCGATAAAGAGGCGTCCATAATCAGGACCCACATGTGGCCCTATACCCTGCTGCACCCGCCCCAGTACCGGGAAGGCTGGATAGTCTGCATCGCTGACAAGATATGCTCCGCCTTAGAAACCCTGTGCCGGTGGAGACGTTCTGCCGTTTGA